A stretch of the Deltaproteobacteria bacterium genome encodes the following:
- a CDS encoding 1-acyl-sn-glycerol-3-phosphate acyltransferase, with protein MSLRNLYFLPVFIILTIFFSLLAMLVALFDSSGNRSHQVAALWASSSLFLSGVRARIIHQDLLTPGQPYIFAANHQSAFDILALLSKLKVQFRWLAKDSLFTIPIFGWAMKRTGYIPINRSNPKQAYQSLLQAAQKVKQGTSILIFPEGTRQAENHLGAFKKGGFILALKSQKPIVPIGILGSARVLPKKGFRITPGTIQIVLGRPISTEGYHTKDAEVLMEKVRGAIVENLKYEELKAESSKLKG; from the coding sequence ATGTCTTTACGGAATCTTTATTTCTTACCTGTATTTATCATTCTGACGATTTTTTTCAGCCTTTTGGCCATGCTCGTTGCTTTATTTGATTCCAGCGGGAATCGCTCGCACCAGGTTGCCGCCCTCTGGGCGTCGTCCTCATTGTTCCTGAGCGGTGTCCGGGCCAGGATCATCCATCAGGACCTTCTGACTCCCGGACAGCCTTATATCTTCGCGGCCAATCACCAAAGCGCCTTTGATATATTAGCCTTGCTGTCCAAATTAAAGGTCCAATTCCGCTGGCTGGCCAAAGATAGTCTTTTTACCATCCCCATCTTCGGCTGGGCCATGAAGCGAACCGGTTATATCCCCATTAACCGATCCAATCCCAAACAGGCCTATCAAAGTCTGCTTCAAGCCGCTCAAAAGGTCAAACAGGGGACCTCGATCCTGATCTTTCCGGAAGGGACCCGCCAGGCGGAAAACCATCTGGGGGCCTTTAAAAAAGGGGGATTTATCCTGGCCTTGAAATCTCAAAAACCCATTGTCCCCATCGGCATCTTAGGGAGTGCCAGGGTGCTGCCCAAAAAAGGTTTTCGGATCACCCCTGGAACCATACAAATCGTATTAGGCCGGCCTATTTCCACCGAAGGTTACCATACCAAGGATGCCGAGGTCCTGATGGAGAAGGTCAGGGGGGCGATAGTAGAGAACCTAAAATACGAAGAGCTGAAAGCTGAAAGCTCAAAGCTCAAAGGATAA
- a CDS encoding ABC transporter ATP-binding protein: MIRISHLTKQFGPLTALKDLSLEVPKGEIFGFLGPNGAGKTTTLKIMAGVLAPTAGDVTLGGFSILTEPAQAKAITGYIPDRPFLYDKLTGLEFLHFVGGLYGLLPIDIDKEMESRINLFDLWDWRDELIESYSHGMKQRLIIIAALIHHPRVLIVDEPMVGLDPKGVRIVKRLFQKESAQGMTIFLSTHTLSTAQEICGRIGIIQKGALIALGSIDSFSREADWKAQGLESLFLKLTGDMEEEPLDPIL; encoded by the coding sequence ATGATCCGGATTAGTCACCTGACCAAACAATTTGGCCCTTTAACCGCCCTCAAGGATTTATCCCTGGAAGTCCCTAAAGGAGAGATATTCGGATTTCTGGGACCCAACGGGGCAGGCAAGACCACTACCTTGAAGATCATGGCCGGGGTTCTGGCCCCGACGGCCGGGGATGTAACCCTGGGCGGTTTTTCTATTCTCACCGAACCGGCTCAGGCCAAGGCCATTACCGGTTATATCCCGGATCGGCCTTTCTTGTATGACAAGCTCACCGGCCTGGAGTTTCTTCATTTTGTGGGGGGTCTCTATGGACTTTTGCCCATAGATATCGACAAAGAAATGGAAAGCCGGATCAACCTTTTTGATCTCTGGGATTGGCGCGATGAATTGATTGAGAGTTATTCTCATGGGATGAAACAACGCCTGATCATCATCGCGGCCCTGATCCATCATCCCCGGGTCTTGATCGTCGATGAACCTATGGTGGGTCTGGACCCTAAAGGGGTCCGGATCGTGAAGCGTCTTTTTCAAAAAGAAAGCGCCCAGGGCATGACCATTTTTCTTTCCACCCACACCCTGTCCACGGCCCAGGAGATTTGCGGACGGATCGGGATCATCCAAAAGGGGGCCTTGATCGCCCTTGGTTCCATCGATTCCTTTTCCAGGGAAGCCGATTGGAAGGCCCAAGGGTTGGAATCCCTTTTTTTAAAACTGACCGGAGATATGGAAGAGGAGCCCCTTGACCCCATCCTTTAA
- a CDS encoding transglutaminase domain-containing protein, which yields MKLKYLFFLSLGVWIFLMGLWLHKAFIPPSNPSPSSNLPASNRLLQDAEDWMSITFNNQKIGYSHTIRQRSAKGYIVTQDLFLRLMVLGFPRQLHLSVHSSLTPDFHLKDFQVNMVSGYLDYSIQGTMEGSYLKLITDLMGKSQTYRLPLKAPPQLPLTLPYQVYRAQMKPGEKTTFSLFDPVMMAPQPVTVQAGPTELVSLEEEVHPGQRFEMEFLGNKMTVWIDYKGLVLKEEGLMGFRLVRSTKEKARKMDQGSGPDLAVEVSIPVQNPPDPKTIKRLMLRLSPFPGKMPQAENRQKVNKDRVIIEQETLTRHDSYLLPYNQGDQAPFLSDHPVLTLTDPRLQKALKEALGQEQDAQKAANRLNTWVFQQLKKTPTLSLPRAVDVLVRREGDCNEHAVLLLALLRAAGIPSRMALGLTLLRDRFYYHAWIEAYLGRKWISLDPTFNQMPADVTHLKLAEGMEEGMAALLPVIGKLKIEIEAAQ from the coding sequence ATGAAACTGAAATATTTATTCTTTCTTTCTCTGGGGGTCTGGATTTTCCTGATGGGTCTCTGGCTTCATAAGGCTTTTATCCCTCCCTCAAACCCTTCCCCCTCTTCCAATCTCCCTGCGAGTAACCGCCTGCTCCAGGACGCTGAGGACTGGATGTCCATCACCTTTAATAATCAGAAAATCGGCTATTCCCATACCATCAGACAGCGTTCGGCCAAGGGGTATATCGTTACACAAGATCTGTTTTTAAGATTGATGGTCTTAGGATTTCCCCGTCAACTGCACCTGTCCGTTCATTCTTCCCTCACCCCCGATTTTCACCTGAAGGATTTTCAGGTCAATATGGTGTCCGGTTACCTGGACTATTCGATCCAGGGAACAATGGAAGGCTCCTATTTAAAGCTGATCACCGACTTGATGGGAAAATCCCAGACCTATCGGCTTCCTTTGAAGGCACCGCCCCAATTGCCCTTGACCCTTCCCTATCAAGTATACCGGGCACAGATGAAACCCGGAGAGAAAACAACCTTTTCTCTTTTCGATCCGGTCATGATGGCCCCCCAGCCGGTTACCGTCCAGGCCGGTCCCACGGAATTGGTATCCCTGGAGGAAGAAGTGCATCCGGGGCAGCGTTTTGAAATGGAATTTCTGGGGAATAAAATGACCGTCTGGATCGATTATAAAGGACTTGTCCTGAAAGAAGAGGGCTTGATGGGATTCCGCCTGGTCCGTTCAACAAAGGAAAAGGCCCGGAAGATGGATCAGGGGTCAGGTCCTGACTTGGCCGTCGAGGTGTCCATACCGGTTCAAAATCCACCGGACCCTAAGACCATCAAAAGGTTGATGCTTCGTCTTTCCCCCTTTCCCGGAAAGATGCCTCAAGCCGAAAATCGGCAAAAGGTCAATAAAGACCGGGTAATCATAGAACAGGAAACCCTTACCCGCCACGATTCCTATCTTCTGCCCTATAACCAAGGAGACCAGGCCCCTTTTCTGTCCGACCACCCGGTACTGACCTTGACCGATCCCCGGCTGCAAAAGGCCCTGAAGGAGGCCCTGGGCCAGGAGCAGGATGCCCAAAAGGCCGCCAATCGTCTGAATACCTGGGTCTTTCAACAACTAAAGAAAACGCCTACTCTGTCCCTCCCCCGGGCCGTGGACGTCCTGGTGCGACGGGAAGGGGATTGCAATGAACACGCCGTGTTGCTCCTGGCCCTGCTTCGGGCCGCCGGCATCCCTTCCCGTATGGCCCTGGGCCTCACCCTGCTGAGGGACCGTTTTTACTACCATGCCTGGATAGAGGCCTACCTGGGCCGGAAATGGATCAGTCTGGACCCGACGTTCAATCAGATGCCGGCAGATGTCACCCACCTGAAACTGGCAGAAGGCATGGAGGAAGGCATGGCCGCGCTCCTGCCGGTCATCGGAAAACTGAAAATTGAGATCGAGGCAGCCCAATGA
- a CDS encoding aryl-sulfate sulfotransferase: protein MAIVAAVLLLNANTSTAVEQLVGPTGVIRYSSEKAFDGYTLISPGSSKTSYLLDMEGNIVHKWVTPYLPGLYGELLPNGNLLRGGRLDGAPVRFGGTSGIIQEIDWNGKVVWEWKEMSPTYVQHHTFCRMPNGNTLVLGWEYKSNEEAIARGRDPKTLLWDGYLYNGVVHKGLWPDYIREVTKEGKVVWEWHVWDHIGRGPDKIDINFVLPQTAMVSYMRVADWTHFNTVDYIPETDQIILNSRNFGEFYLINHKTGNIEYRWGNPCAYGKGRCPSWIDDGDQQLFGPHHVSRLTNGNFLIFDNGWFRPEGNRSRVLEMDPKTGKVVWEYKSKVGNSFYTRYQGAAQRLPNGNTFITSSSQGHVFEVTGGKNPEVVWEWINPVVGNNKTNCFLEDSKDIRSVVEEVMLSTLHRAYRYGKDYPGLAGKDLSKKEPLAKGCLEMWKHYREFESASKGTK, encoded by the coding sequence ATGGCGATCGTTGCGGCCGTTCTTTTACTTAATGCGAACACCTCAACAGCCGTTGAACAACTGGTAGGCCCAACCGGCGTGATTCGCTATTCCAGCGAAAAGGCATTTGACGGCTATACGTTAATTTCTCCAGGCTCTTCGAAAACATCTTATTTGCTGGACATGGAAGGAAACATCGTTCACAAGTGGGTAACCCCATACCTCCCCGGGCTTTATGGCGAATTGTTGCCTAATGGAAATCTCCTCAGAGGGGGACGGCTCGATGGAGCTCCCGTGCGATTTGGAGGGACCTCCGGGATCATACAGGAGATCGACTGGAATGGAAAGGTCGTCTGGGAATGGAAGGAGATGTCGCCCACGTATGTTCAGCACCATACATTCTGCCGGATGCCGAACGGGAATACACTGGTTCTGGGTTGGGAATATAAGAGCAATGAAGAGGCCATCGCCAGGGGGCGCGATCCCAAAACATTACTATGGGACGGCTACCTCTACAACGGGGTCGTCCACAAGGGTCTCTGGCCGGATTACATCAGGGAGGTAACCAAGGAAGGTAAAGTGGTGTGGGAATGGCATGTCTGGGACCATATCGGCAGGGGGCCTGACAAGATCGACATCAATTTCGTCTTGCCCCAGACCGCCATGGTTTCATACATGCGGGTTGCGGACTGGACTCATTTCAACACCGTGGACTATATCCCGGAGACCGATCAGATCATTCTCAATTCGCGTAATTTTGGCGAGTTCTATCTGATTAATCACAAGACGGGCAATATTGAATATCGATGGGGAAATCCCTGCGCCTATGGGAAGGGCCGATGCCCTTCATGGATTGATGACGGCGATCAGCAGCTCTTCGGCCCTCACCATGTCAGCAGACTGACGAACGGTAACTTCCTGATCTTCGATAACGGATGGTTCCGACCCGAGGGCAATCGCTCCCGAGTGCTGGAGATGGATCCGAAGACCGGGAAGGTCGTCTGGGAATACAAGTCCAAGGTTGGAAACAGCTTCTATACACGTTACCAAGGGGCGGCGCAACGGCTTCCCAACGGAAACACCTTTATTACGTCAAGCAGTCAGGGCCATGTCTTTGAAGTAACCGGTGGAAAGAACCCTGAAGTCGTCTGGGAATGGATTAATCCTGTCGTTGGTAATAACAAGACCAATTGCTTCCTGGAAGATTCGAAAGATATCCGAAGCGTCGTTGAAGAGGTGATGCTATCTACCCTTCATCGCGCCTATCGGTACGGTAAGGATTACCCCGGGCTTGCGGGCAAGGATTTAAGCAAGAAGGAGCCTTTGGCCAAGGGCTGCCTGGAGATGTGGAAACATTACAGAGAGTTTGAATCTGCGTCGAAGGGGACAAAATAA
- a CDS encoding aryl-sulfate sulfotransferase yields the protein MKKLIMIAGGLLMIAVASMGWSYPTVFPHGATLYKPDKAFSGYTLFCVENYGAFLIDMRGNVVHEWKNIGKVDHPVKLLPGGHIMGATGNSGRIMGHEDSNDLAIADWDGKIVWKYPKAGMHHDFERAGNPVGYYVPGQEPQVAKGKTLILSNKVVKKPRISDKPLLDDIIYIVDEEGQIIWDWLASDHIEEMGLSNEARNTLYRYPNYVMSRTPGFVGGDWIHVNTASWVGPNPWYDKGDERFHPDNIIYDGRQTNTTGIIDHKTGKIVWHLGPDFESTRQLREIGVTVGLHHAHVIPKGLPGEGNILIFDNGGFGGFGAPNPSAPFGLNNARREYSRIVELDPIKMKIVWEYDANKAGSRDLAKFFSDYVSSAQRLPNGNTLICEGAFGRLFEVTPEYETVWEYISPYYYEKENFNMVYRAYRVPYDYVPQLKKPSEAAIIPPESFKLRLKDLVETR from the coding sequence ATGAAAAAATTAATAATGATAGCCGGGGGCCTTCTCATGATCGCAGTGGCCTCCATGGGCTGGTCCTATCCGACCGTTTTCCCTCATGGAGCTACTCTATACAAACCCGATAAGGCCTTTAGCGGGTATACCCTGTTTTGCGTGGAAAATTACGGGGCCTTTCTGATCGACATGAGAGGCAACGTGGTTCATGAGTGGAAAAATATCGGAAAGGTCGACCATCCGGTCAAGCTACTGCCGGGCGGGCATATCATGGGCGCTACCGGTAATTCGGGACGTATTATGGGTCATGAGGATTCCAACGATTTAGCCATAGCCGACTGGGACGGCAAGATCGTCTGGAAATACCCCAAGGCCGGGATGCACCACGACTTCGAAAGAGCCGGTAATCCAGTCGGATACTATGTTCCGGGTCAGGAACCCCAGGTGGCCAAAGGCAAGACGCTCATCCTTTCCAACAAAGTCGTCAAAAAGCCCCGCATCTCGGACAAGCCGCTACTGGACGACATCATCTATATCGTTGACGAAGAGGGTCAGATTATCTGGGATTGGCTGGCAAGTGATCATATCGAAGAGATGGGATTATCCAATGAAGCCCGGAATACCCTATATCGGTACCCCAATTATGTCATGTCCCGGACACCCGGATTCGTTGGAGGGGATTGGATCCATGTTAATACCGCCAGTTGGGTCGGCCCGAATCCATGGTATGACAAAGGCGATGAACGTTTTCATCCTGACAACATTATCTACGACGGGCGACAGACCAACACCACCGGTATTATCGATCATAAGACCGGAAAGATCGTCTGGCACTTGGGGCCTGATTTCGAATCCACCCGGCAACTGCGCGAAATCGGCGTAACCGTAGGTCTGCACCACGCTCATGTTATTCCCAAGGGCCTGCCCGGTGAAGGAAACATTCTGATATTCGACAACGGCGGGTTTGGTGGTTTCGGCGCCCCCAATCCGAGCGCGCCTTTTGGCCTGAACAATGCCCGTCGGGAATATTCACGGATTGTCGAACTCGATCCGATCAAAATGAAAATCGTCTGGGAATACGATGCCAACAAGGCGGGTAGCCGGGATTTGGCCAAGTTTTTTAGCGACTATGTAAGCTCTGCCCAACGATTGCCGAACGGCAACACGCTGATCTGCGAAGGCGCTTTTGGCCGTCTCTTTGAAGTAACTCCGGAATATGAAACCGTCTGGGAGTATATCAGTCCTTACTATTATGAGAAAGAAAATTTCAACATGGTTTATCGGGCTTACCGGGTTCCGTATGATTATGTTCCTCAGTTGAAGAAACCGAGTGAGGCAGCGATTATTCCACCGGAAAGCTTCAAGCTGCGGTTGAAAGACCTGGTCGAGACCAGGTAG
- a CDS encoding helix-hairpin-helix domain-containing protein, with protein MNFEKRRPIMGKKMIAFVLGVLLTGLWLEGPSSAQGRKGHTGGLGEAKIHFNVSSAKNLSKAPGITPEIAEAIVKYRKKKPFKKPEDLLNVPGITKEIYKKINPQKGVEGDLFTLPRPGEKLEEEDDEPLSPSKC; from the coding sequence ATGAATTTTGAAAAAAGGAGACCAATCATGGGAAAAAAAATGATAGCCTTCGTACTTGGGGTGCTCCTCACCGGCCTGTGGCTGGAAGGCCCCTCTTCGGCCCAAGGTCGAAAGGGACACACCGGAGGCCTGGGAGAGGCCAAAATCCACTTCAATGTGTCTTCAGCAAAAAACCTATCCAAGGCCCCCGGCATCACCCCGGAGATCGCCGAAGCCATCGTCAAGTACCGCAAGAAAAAACCCTTTAAAAAACCGGAAGACTTGCTTAACGTTCCCGGAATCACCAAGGAAATTTACAAGAAGATTAATCCGCAAAAGGGAGTGGAAGGAGATCTGTTTACGCTGCCACGCCCCGGTGAAAAACTGGAAGAAGAAGATGATGAGCCGCTGAGCCCGTCTAAGTGTTAA
- a CDS encoding putative sulfate exporter family transporter — translation MPSSTSVPFDPHKKSIRQCLYSFQEVLPGLLVMLHIAVFSNNLPGVPNPFTLENLFFWLDGVIGPLNHQPFFQILNSNFVWNPILMGFIIGNVFGVPDSWKRGLSYIHMLMPLGIIMLAPHFILGHSFKLGLWPILLCTGFMFLTASATLFLARFFKVDDRQASVIAGGLSTGDPHACVILMPLIKAKGGQVINGSIGVIGFGLMAMVVLPWVSGYLDLPEKMRGLAAVVGVGNGSQALYAAYQSGYEAGRYALWFDVGRHVIMPAGFIYVFIVMFVRKRRDCENPNSMATQGIEKFPLWLGIFIFFWILAALHLFKEPAHQAVFNMVKWDFSLAAAALGLSLSFKDITAAGIRGFILTFAVGAFRLALLLALLAVLVKTGLLAG, via the coding sequence ATGCCTTCATCCACAAGCGTCCCCTTTGATCCGCACAAAAAATCCATACGGCAATGTCTTTACAGCTTCCAAGAGGTTCTCCCCGGTCTTCTGGTCATGCTGCACATTGCCGTCTTCAGTAACAACCTGCCCGGAGTGCCCAATCCTTTTACACTGGAAAATCTTTTTTTCTGGCTCGATGGCGTAATTGGACCTTTGAATCATCAACCTTTCTTTCAGATCCTTAACTCCAATTTCGTCTGGAATCCAATCTTGATGGGTTTCATCATCGGGAATGTGTTTGGAGTCCCGGATTCCTGGAAACGGGGTTTGAGCTATATCCATATGCTCATGCCCCTGGGGATCATCATGCTGGCCCCCCATTTTATCCTGGGGCATTCCTTTAAACTGGGTTTGTGGCCCATATTGCTCTGTACGGGTTTTATGTTTTTAACGGCTTCGGCCACCCTTTTCTTGGCCCGGTTTTTCAAAGTGGATGACCGGCAGGCTTCGGTCATTGCCGGAGGCCTATCCACCGGAGACCCCCATGCCTGCGTCATCCTTATGCCCTTGATCAAGGCCAAAGGCGGACAGGTCATCAACGGTTCTATCGGCGTCATCGGTTTCGGCCTTATGGCCATGGTGGTTCTCCCCTGGGTAAGCGGATACTTGGATCTGCCGGAAAAAATGCGTGGGCTGGCGGCAGTCGTGGGCGTCGGGAACGGCTCCCAGGCCTTGTATGCCGCCTATCAATCCGGGTACGAAGCCGGTCGGTACGCCCTTTGGTTTGATGTGGGCCGTCATGTGATTATGCCTGCCGGGTTTATTTATGTGTTTATCGTTATGTTTGTTCGGAAGAGGCGAGATTGCGAGAATCCGAATAGTATGGCTACCCAGGGAATCGAAAAATTTCCCCTCTGGCTGGGGATTTTTATTTTTTTCTGGATTCTGGCGGCCCTCCATCTATTTAAAGAACCGGCTCACCAGGCCGTGTTCAATATGGTCAAATGGGATTTCTCCCTGGCCGCAGCCGCCCTGGGGCTGAGCCTTTCCTTTAAAGATATTACTGCAGCCGGAATCAGAGGATTTATTTTGACTTTTGCCGTCGGGGCCTTTCGTCTGGCCCTACTGTTGGCCCTATTGGCCGTTCTGGTCAAGACCGGTCTGCTGGCTGGATAA
- a CDS encoding helix-hairpin-helix domain-containing protein — MKRRKFVYVLAVFLFTFGGISLADDKGKINLNTATMDQLTKIPGLNKDLAKKLVDQRKKNGEFVDMEELLDIKGINQDLLKNLKKYLLIKPASGCNC, encoded by the coding sequence ATGAAGAGAAGGAAATTTGTGTATGTCTTGGCGGTCTTTCTGTTCACCTTTGGGGGAATTAGTCTGGCAGACGATAAGGGAAAGATCAATTTGAATACCGCTACCATGGACCAGTTGACTAAGATTCCAGGGCTTAATAAAGACCTGGCCAAGAAACTGGTCGATCAGCGGAAAAAGAACGGGGAGTTTGTTGACATGGAGGAACTTCTCGATATTAAGGGGATCAACCAGGATCTGTTAAAAAATCTGAAGAAATATCTGCTGATCAAACCCGCCAGCGGATGTAATTGTTAG
- a CDS encoding cytochrome C554, whose translation MKGLRTIIWSGLVFLSLGLVSLAKTEILGDYVSYNACMECHPQVVDRWQATPHARAFETLKTQGDEKQKNPGCLKCHVVGFDKDGGFIDLDLTPELKGVQCESCHGPGRRHVETQDPVHIIGKPEEKSCRICHTEGQDKNFNFPKKSRLVHGNK comes from the coding sequence ATGAAAGGATTACGAACGATCATCTGGTCGGGACTGGTTTTTTTGTCCCTGGGACTGGTCTCTCTGGCTAAGACGGAGATACTTGGAGATTATGTTTCTTATAATGCCTGTATGGAATGTCACCCTCAGGTAGTAGATCGGTGGCAGGCCACACCTCATGCCAGGGCTTTTGAAACCCTGAAAACCCAGGGGGATGAGAAACAAAAGAATCCAGGCTGCCTAAAGTGTCACGTGGTAGGATTTGATAAGGATGGCGGATTTATTGACCTGGATTTGACCCCTGAACTCAAGGGCGTTCAATGCGAATCCTGCCATGGCCCGGGGCGAAGGCACGTTGAAACCCAGGACCCTGTCCATATTATCGGTAAACCCGAAGAGAAGTCCTGCCGGATCTGCCACACGGAAGGGCAGGATAAGAATTTCAATTTTCCCAAGAAATCCCGGTTAGTTCATGGGAATAAATGA
- a CDS encoding DUF1573 domain-containing protein yields the protein MNILKSLVVLAILLFAALVQAAGLKVSEPVIDFGTIKEGPPVIKKSTLTNSGTQKLTIANVTTS from the coding sequence ATGAATATCTTGAAATCCCTGGTGGTCTTAGCGATCCTCCTTTTTGCGGCACTAGTCCAGGCGGCAGGCCTTAAAGTGAGCGAGCCGGTCATTGACTTCGGTACGATTAAAGAGGGGCCGCCCGTAATTAAAAAGAGTACCTTGACCAACAGCGGTACTCAAAAGCTGACTATTGCCAACGTTACCACGAGTTGA
- a CDS encoding PDZ domain-containing protein, translating into MKTVKLFSLGALMVVFMLTIPFTPLFALEKTGGIGMTVAQLYDETTEDHKGYLVVLDVFRDSPAQNGGIERGDILTHINGRMTKGKDFMELLRNEIRGPEGKEVTLKIWRYSLEKRLEIKLIRVPMSY; encoded by the coding sequence ATGAAAACAGTCAAGTTGTTCTCACTGGGCGCGCTCATGGTTGTTTTTATGCTGACCATCCCCTTTACCCCTCTATTCGCCCTGGAAAAGACCGGGGGAATAGGGATGACCGTTGCCCAATTATACGATGAAACGACAGAGGATCATAAGGGATACCTCGTCGTCTTGGATGTCTTTAGGGACAGCCCGGCACAAAACGGCGGCATAGAAAGAGGCGATATCCTTACCCACATTAATGGGCGGATGACAAAAGGCAAGGATTTTATGGAGTTGTTGCGAAATGAAATCAGGGGACCAGAAGGAAAGGAAGTCACCCTCAAGATATGGCGATACAGTCTGGAAAAAAGACTGGAAATTAAACTGATCCGGGTCCCTATGTCCTATTAG
- a CDS encoding sigma-54-dependent Fis family transcriptional regulator gives MAERILVVEDEIEMLEFLSRFLTRKGYQVDSAAGGEEAWKAIGETVYDLVITDLALQDINGIELLERVRVTDAILPFIIMTGVGTIESAVDAIKRGAFHYLTKPFKVQDMEILARRAIEYGALHRKLDKLHDKETEKEERAPVIIGSSKPMSDLLHRVNKIADSMASVMILGETGTGKSLLAKHVHFNSSRRDNPFLTIDCGALTETLLESELFGHVKGSFTGAIRAKRGLLEDSQGGTIFLDEICEISPQTQIKLLRAIQEREIKPVGGNKSVTIDVRFISATSRDIKSEVEKGQFREELYYRLAVVPIYLPPLRERKEDLPLLIDFYLKTFCQTYKKKINHVNLDFLETLYHWPWRGNIRELANVMERSILLSEDGILTLDCLCTEIPLGQKETEIPLTQLSQVLREAEKKAIINAMRLTGNNRSESARLLGISRRALYDKLALYNLT, from the coding sequence ATGGCTGAAAGAATTCTGGTCGTCGAAGATGAAATCGAAATGCTGGAGTTTTTAAGTCGTTTTCTCACCCGCAAAGGCTATCAGGTCGATAGTGCCGCCGGCGGCGAAGAGGCTTGGAAGGCCATCGGCGAAACCGTGTATGATTTAGTCATCACCGATCTCGCCCTCCAGGACATCAACGGCATAGAGCTGCTGGAGAGGGTTCGAGTGACCGATGCCATCCTGCCGTTCATCATTATGACCGGTGTGGGTACCATTGAAAGCGCGGTGGATGCCATCAAGCGCGGTGCCTTTCACTACCTTACAAAGCCCTTCAAAGTGCAGGATATGGAAATCCTGGCCCGACGGGCTATAGAATATGGCGCCTTACACCGCAAGCTGGATAAGCTCCACGACAAGGAAACCGAAAAGGAGGAGAGAGCGCCGGTCATCATTGGTTCCAGCAAACCCATGTCCGATTTATTGCACCGGGTGAATAAAATCGCCGATTCCATGGCCTCGGTCATGATCCTGGGTGAAACAGGCACGGGAAAATCACTCCTGGCCAAGCATGTTCATTTCAACAGTTCCCGCCGGGACAACCCTTTCCTGACCATCGATTGCGGAGCACTTACGGAGACTCTCCTGGAGAGCGAGCTCTTCGGGCATGTAAAGGGCTCTTTTACCGGGGCCATCCGGGCCAAAAGAGGACTGCTGGAGGATTCCCAGGGTGGGACCATCTTTCTGGACGAGATTTGTGAAATCTCTCCTCAGACCCAGATCAAGCTTTTAAGGGCTATTCAGGAAAGGGAAATCAAACCAGTAGGGGGTAACAAATCGGTCACCATCGACGTTCGATTCATCTCCGCCACGAGTCGCGACATAAAATCCGAGGTCGAAAAAGGCCAGTTCCGGGAAGAGCTTTACTATCGTTTGGCGGTCGTCCCCATATACCTTCCGCCTTTGAGGGAAAGGAAAGAGGACCTTCCTCTCTTGATAGACTTCTATTTGAAAACTTTCTGTCAAACCTACAAAAAAAAGATCAATCATGTGAACCTGGATTTTCTGGAAACCTTGTATCATTGGCCCTGGAGAGGGAACATACGGGAACTGGCCAATGTGATGGAAAGGAGCATATTGCTTTCGGAGGATGGGATCTTGACTCTCGATTGTCTCTGTACGGAAATTCCCCTCGGGCAAAAGGAGACGGAGATCCCCTTAACTCAACTGAGTCAGGTACTCCGGGAGGCTGAGAAAAAAGCGATAATCAACGCTATGCGGCTGACCGGGAATAATCGTTCAGAGTCTGCCCGTCTTCTGGGAATCAGCCGTCGTGCTTTATATGACAAACTGGCCCTTTATAACCTGACCTGA